One genomic window of Arachis hypogaea cultivar Tifrunner chromosome 8, arahy.Tifrunner.gnm2.J5K5, whole genome shotgun sequence includes the following:
- the LOC114924389 gene encoding uncharacterized protein, which produces MTTNLVECINSVLKGARNLPITALVKATFYRLNELFTRKRAEVEARITTGHIFSELVTSKLHANQLAIEIIQMNCFDRQNEVFKVREMPSGVEYTVDLRRQCCDCGEFQVDQISCRHVFACSANQRLDWQVYVHEVYKMDQVRQVYRARFKPLGNPTIWPAYNGPRFVPNPYMRQVSKGCPWMTRFLNKMDTQMLHRPRRCRQCGAEGHSRSICCQAGGASAGNNAQ; this is translated from the coding sequence ATGACGACGAACCTCGTAGAATGCATCAACTCAGTCttgaagggtgcacgcaatctcCCCATCACTGCACTTGTCAAAGCCACTTTCTACAGACTCAACGAGTTGTTCACTCGAAAAAGAGCCGAGGTGGAGGCTCGGATTACTACCGGCCATATTTTTTCTGAGCTTGTGACCTCCAAGTTGCATGCAAATCAACTTGCAATAGAGATCATCCAGATGAATTGCTTCGACAGACAGAATGAGGTCTTCAAAGTGCGTGAGATGCCAAGTGGAGTGGAGTATACTGTCGACCTCCGTCGACAATGTTGTGACTGCGGTGAGTTCCAGGTGGACCAAATTTCTTGTCGACATGTGTTTGCATGTTCTGCAAATCAACGGCTGGATTGGCAGGTTTATGTTCATGAGGTGTATAAGATGGACCAAGTTCGACAGGTTTACCGAGCCAGGTTTAAGCCACTGGGGAATCCTACTATATGGCCGGCTTACAACGGACCTCGATTCGTACCGAATCCGTACATGAGACAAGTATCCAAAGGTTGTCCATGGATGACGCGCTTCTTGAACAAGATGGACACGCAAATGTTACATCGTCCTAGGCGATGTAGGCAATGTGGGGCTGAGGGACACAGCCGTAGTATATGCTGTCAGGCAGGTGGAGCAAGTGCCGGCAATAATGCTCAGTAG
- the LOC112705625 gene encoding histone H3.3 — protein MARTKQTARKSTGGKAPRKQLATKAARKSAPTTGGVKKPHRYRPGTVALREIRKYQKSTELLIRKLPFQRLVREIAQDFKTDLRFQSHAVLALQEAAEAYLVGLFEDTNLCAIHAKRVTIMPKDIQLARRIRGERA, from the exons ATGGCTCGTACGAAGCAGACCGCTCGTAAGTCTACCGGTGGCAAGGCCCCAAGGAAGCAGCTCGCTACCAAG GCCGCGAGAAAGTCCGCTCCCACAACTGGTGGAGTGAAGAAGCCCCATCGTTATCGCCCTGGAACTGTTGCTCTCCG TGAGATCCGAAAATACCAAAAGAGTACCGAGCTTCTGATCCGTAAGTTACCCTTCCAGCGTCTTGTTCGTGAAATTGCTCAGGACTTTAAG ACTGATTTGAGATTTCAGAGCCACGCAGTCCTTGCACTTCAGGAAGCTGCAGAGGCTTACTTGGTTGGATTGTTCGAAGACACAAACTTGTGTGCTATCCACGCCAAGCGGGTCACCATTATGCCCAAGGACATTCAGCTCGCTAGGCGCATTCGTGGAGAACGTGCTTAG
- the LOC140174890 gene encoding uncharacterized protein, with protein sequence METIEDIEAQVDDVINRRLVRQVTEDEVKTATFSLNPFSVLGDDGFTVKLDMSIAYDRVERNFVWKVMENMGFYEKWIDSMKECVTAVFDSSAIEGQTHASFKPCSDCAKATPSPSAYFLFAQKVYPICSINENRGEKSKD encoded by the exons ATGGAAACTATAGAGGACATCGAGGCTCAGGTTGATGATGTGATTAATAGAAGACTAGTGAGACAAGTCACTGAAGATGAGGTAAAAACAGCAACCTTCTCATTAAATCCTTTTTCGGTTCTAGGTGATGATGGATTCACAG TGAAGCTTGACATGAGTATAGCCTATGATAGGGTGGAACGGAATTTTGTATGGAAGGTTATGGAAAATATGGGATTCTACGAAAAATGGATAGATTCGATGAAAGAGTGTGTTACAGCTGTATTCGACTCTTCTGCTATAGAAGGACAAACTCATGCTTCTTTTAAACCATGTAGCGATTGTGCCAAGGCGACCCCCTCTCCGTCTGCCTATTTTTTATTTGCGCAGAAGGTTTATCCTATCTGCTCCATAAATGAGAACAGAGGCGAGAAATCGAAGGATTGA